One window from the genome of Mycolicibacterium gadium encodes:
- a CDS encoding Bug family tripartite tricarboxylate transporter substrate binding protein, whose amino-acid sequence MIVIVLIAALLVTACGVTRDSGELGLHRLRMMVPNSPGGGYDLTARTAVKIMQDDDITGRVEVFNVLGAGGTVAMARLMNEKGNDDLMMTMGLGVVGATYTNGSKIKASDATALAKLIEDPGAIFVPADSPFKTVQDFVAAWKADPAKVTIGGGSSPGGPDHLFPMELAKTVGIDPKSVNFVTYDGGGDLLTALLGKKITVGSSSPGELIDQIDAGQLRVLAVSSDERVEGIDAPTLKESGIDMTFANWRGVLAPPGISDDARRSMIKALEDLHATQGWKDALVKNGWTDAFMTGEAFEEFLVEQDNRVSTTLTELGLL is encoded by the coding sequence ATGATCGTCATCGTCCTGATCGCCGCACTTTTGGTGACAGCCTGCGGCGTCACCCGCGACAGCGGCGAACTCGGCCTGCACCGGCTGCGCATGATGGTGCCCAACAGCCCCGGCGGCGGCTACGACCTGACCGCGCGGACCGCGGTGAAGATCATGCAGGACGACGACATCACCGGTCGGGTCGAAGTCTTCAATGTGCTCGGCGCCGGTGGCACCGTGGCGATGGCCCGGCTGATGAACGAAAAGGGCAACGACGACCTCATGATGACGATGGGCCTGGGTGTCGTCGGCGCCACGTACACCAATGGATCGAAGATCAAGGCGTCCGATGCGACCGCGCTCGCGAAGTTGATCGAGGATCCCGGAGCGATTTTCGTTCCCGCCGATTCACCCTTCAAAACCGTGCAGGACTTCGTCGCAGCCTGGAAAGCCGATCCCGCCAAAGTCACGATCGGCGGCGGTTCGTCGCCGGGTGGACCGGACCATCTGTTCCCCATGGAACTCGCGAAAACGGTCGGCATCGACCCGAAATCGGTGAACTTCGTCACCTATGACGGCGGCGGCGATCTGCTGACCGCACTGCTCGGCAAGAAGATCACGGTCGGTTCGTCGAGTCCCGGCGAGCTCATCGATCAGATCGACGCCGGCCAATTGCGCGTGCTCGCCGTGTCCAGCGATGAGCGGGTCGAAGGCATCGACGCCCCGACCCTCAAGGAGTCGGGCATCGACATGACCTTCGCCAACTGGCGCGGAGTCCTTGCGCCGCCGGGCATTTCCGACGACGCCAGGAGATCGATGATCAAGGCGCTCGAAGACCTCCACGCCACCCAGGGGTGGAAAGACGCGCTGGTGAAGAACGGCTGGACCGACGCGTTCATGACAGGCGAAGCGTTCGAAGAGTTTCTCGTAGAACAAGACAACCGGGTCTCCACGACCCTGACCGAGCTGGGGCTGCTATGA
- a CDS encoding HNH endonuclease: MFDITALTSVDPLADEAELIAEIADFERLKAAAAAGQARATAALDKRRRGEEAAAGVPAKQRGRGLCSEVALARRDSPSCGNRHLGFAKALVGEMPCTLAALECGALSEWRATLIVRESACLSIEDRRTLDAEMCADISNLDGKGNSRITADAKDIACRLNVQAVVDRAARAEADRFVSIRPAPDAMTVVTALLPVKQGVSVYAALKRAADTTFDDRTRGQVMADTLTERVTGRSAETPEPVAVNLVMSDQALFGDDNCAAVVEGYGPIPAEIARKLVDDAVGDDRSKATLRRLYRHPKSGSLVAMESRSRCFPKGLAKFIALRDRTCRTPYCDAPIRHRDHAVPKSRGGPTHALNGLGMCAHCNYVKESPGWEVNTCEADGVHTAEFVTPTGAHYRSTAPPLPGSRLVTVSEVEVRIGIELADLHAA; this comes from the coding sequence ATGTTCGATATCACTGCGTTGACCTCGGTCGATCCGCTCGCGGATGAGGCTGAGTTGATCGCTGAGATCGCGGACTTTGAGCGGTTGAAGGCGGCTGCTGCGGCCGGTCAGGCCCGCGCAACTGCTGCACTGGATAAGCGTCGTCGTGGGGAGGAGGCCGCGGCGGGGGTGCCGGCGAAACAACGAGGCAGAGGCCTGTGCAGCGAAGTCGCGTTAGCGCGGCGCGATTCCCCGTCGTGCGGGAACCGGCATCTTGGCTTCGCCAAAGCTCTGGTGGGCGAAATGCCGTGCACGCTGGCCGCCTTGGAATGCGGCGCGCTATCAGAATGGCGCGCGACGCTGATTGTTCGCGAGTCCGCATGCCTCAGCATTGAGGACCGTCGGACGCTGGATGCCGAAATGTGCGCAGATATCAGCAATCTCGACGGGAAAGGCAACTCTCGCATCACCGCCGATGCCAAAGACATCGCCTGCCGGCTGAACGTCCAGGCGGTGGTGGACCGGGCAGCCAGAGCGGAGGCGGACCGCTTCGTGAGTATCCGTCCTGCGCCTGACGCCATGACGGTGGTGACCGCACTGTTGCCGGTCAAGCAGGGTGTGAGTGTCTACGCGGCACTAAAACGCGCCGCCGACACGACATTCGACGACCGGACCCGGGGCCAGGTCATGGCCGACACCCTGACGGAACGCGTCACCGGTCGATCGGCTGAGACTCCCGAGCCAGTTGCGGTCAACCTCGTGATGTCGGATCAAGCGTTGTTCGGTGATGACAACTGCGCAGCCGTGGTCGAAGGCTACGGGCCTATACCCGCCGAGATCGCTCGCAAGCTGGTCGACGATGCAGTCGGCGATGATCGGTCGAAGGCCACCTTGCGACGGCTCTACCGCCATCCCAAGTCTGGATCGCTGGTGGCGATGGAATCGCGGTCACGATGCTTCCCGAAGGGATTGGCGAAATTCATCGCGTTGCGAGATCGAACCTGTCGAACGCCGTATTGCGATGCCCCGATTCGGCATCGGGATCACGCCGTGCCCAAGAGTCGCGGGGGACCAACTCATGCACTCAATGGCCTGGGCATGTGCGCACACTGCAACTACGTCAAGGAGTCACCCGGCTGGGAGGTGAACACCTGTGAGGCAGACGGAGTCCATACGGCCGAATTCGTGACGCCCACCGGTGCGCACTACCGCTCGACGGCGCCACCACTGCCAGGATCTCGATTGGTCACCGTGAGCGAAGTCGAAGTCAGAATCGGCATCGAGCTCGCTGATCTACACGCCGCGTAA
- a CDS encoding transposase, whose protein sequence is MTSPRRVVIGADTHLDTIHVAAITDTGGLLGDAEFRTNPSGYWAAICWARSFGEVVAVGVEGTSSYGAGLTQALQINDIHVVEVNRPDRSARRRQGKSDPLDAYSAARAVLAGHGLAVPKTPHRGPQSAADRSSRRDQSPHRGYPADQDLLVTAPADLRERYRRYPTTLRLVEALAGCRPSAHENPTTVSVLIACKALAQRIGYLERQDRELTAELDALTAALNPALRAAYGVGPDTAAQLLITAGTNSHRLRSEAAFAMLTGVAPIPASSGKTNRHRLSRGGDRAANNALHRIALVRWSHDRRTRDYVARQLAAGRSRKTSYVYSNGPSLARCSDTSPSPAPSTTTATYVQPAKPATSR, encoded by the coding sequence GTGACATCCCCACGCCGCGTCGTCATCGGCGCTGACACCCACCTCGACACCATCCACGTGGCTGCGATCACCGATACCGGCGGACTGCTTGGCGATGCCGAATTCCGTACCAACCCGAGCGGCTACTGGGCCGCGATCTGCTGGGCGCGTAGTTTCGGCGAGGTCGTCGCTGTCGGTGTTGAGGGCACCAGCTCCTACGGTGCAGGCTTGACACAAGCATTGCAGATCAACGACATTCACGTCGTCGAGGTCAACCGTCCCGACCGCTCGGCGCGGCGCCGCCAAGGCAAATCCGACCCTCTCGATGCTTATAGCGCTGCTCGTGCGGTGTTGGCCGGCCACGGCCTTGCCGTGCCAAAGACCCCACACCGGGGCCCTCAAAGCGCTGCTGATCGCTCGTCGCGGCGCGATCAAAGCCCGCACCGCGGCTATCCAGCAGATCAGGACCTGCTCGTGACCGCCCCGGCCGACCTTCGGGAACGCTACCGCCGTTACCCCACCACCCTGCGTCTGGTCGAAGCGCTGGCCGGCTGCCGCCCCAGCGCACACGAGAACCCCACAACGGTGTCGGTGCTGATCGCCTGCAAAGCGCTCGCGCAGCGCATCGGGTACCTCGAGCGCCAAGACCGTGAGCTGACCGCTGAGCTCGACGCCTTGACCGCCGCGCTCAACCCCGCTTTGCGGGCGGCCTACGGAGTGGGCCCCGACACCGCCGCCCAACTGCTCATCACCGCCGGCACCAACAGTCACCGACTACGCAGCGAAGCAGCGTTCGCCATGCTGACTGGGGTCGCACCGATCCCGGCCTCATCGGGAAAAACCAACCGGCATCGGCTTTCCCGCGGCGGAGACCGCGCCGCCAACAACGCCCTGCACCGCATCGCTTTGGTCCGCTGGTCTCACGACCGACGAACCCGCGACTACGTCGCCCGCCAACTGGCCGCCGGGCGCAGCAGAAAGACGTCCTACGTCTACTCAAACGGGCCATCGCTCGCGAGATGTTCCGACACCTCACCCAGCCCTGCCCCATCGACGACTACAGCGACCTACGTCCAGCCCGCCAAGCCCGCAACATCACGTTGA
- a CDS encoding sensor histidine kinase has translation MDAKDVLVVVKLLRSPTRGFRSLAGQFLVFQLLVVAIVLIAVAAVSLAQSTREFREVRGARMIAVAENMASTPIVRDRYADPGAATMLAPEVDRAVALSGAGLAEIIDPGGTVRVSSDPSRIGTQVDLGPTRADEGRAWFGDLTIDGVHSLVGEVPILADTGDVVSVASVSERYPSVWELMGASGERVLFYLGLGAALGLLASWLLSRRIKRHTRGLEIAEIAGLADHREALLHSIREGVVAVNNEGDITLLNDSAQDLLGVTDDAVGRPVDSVGLDPAVVDFLLSGEDGQSAGDTVIVTRTRVLALNRRAATSQGQQIGTVTTMRDSTELAALQGQLSSHKSVTDTLRAQTHEFANQLHTISGLVQLGEYDSVRDLVGTLTRRRAEISDAVTQRISDPAVAALLIAKTTLAAESGVSLEIGPESHLAALPPALATDVITLLGNLIDNAVDVSVGSNSARVTVSIGDRAGLTISVADSGPGVPEHLRESIFARGVTSKSEVPGGRGIGLALVRIVTSQHGGTVQVTDDPVGGALFVVRLPASVVAEKAAHA, from the coding sequence ATGGACGCAAAGGACGTTTTGGTCGTTGTGAAACTTCTCCGCTCACCGACGCGAGGCTTCCGCAGCCTGGCGGGCCAGTTCCTGGTCTTTCAATTGCTGGTCGTCGCCATCGTGCTGATCGCGGTGGCGGCGGTGTCGTTGGCGCAGTCGACGCGGGAGTTCCGAGAGGTGCGTGGCGCTCGGATGATCGCTGTCGCCGAGAACATGGCGTCCACGCCGATCGTGCGCGACAGGTATGCCGACCCTGGAGCCGCCACGATGCTGGCGCCGGAGGTAGACCGTGCGGTGGCGCTGTCGGGTGCGGGGCTCGCAGAGATCATCGACCCGGGTGGCACGGTGCGGGTGTCGTCGGATCCGTCGCGCATCGGCACGCAGGTCGACCTGGGGCCGACGAGGGCGGACGAAGGGCGGGCCTGGTTCGGCGATCTGACGATCGACGGGGTGCACAGCCTCGTGGGCGAGGTGCCCATCCTCGCCGACACCGGCGACGTGGTGTCGGTGGCGTCGGTCAGCGAGCGTTATCCGTCGGTGTGGGAGTTGATGGGCGCGTCCGGGGAGCGCGTGCTGTTCTATCTCGGCTTGGGCGCAGCGCTGGGCCTGCTCGCATCGTGGCTGCTGTCGAGGCGGATCAAACGGCACACCCGTGGGTTGGAGATTGCTGAGATCGCCGGGCTTGCGGATCATCGGGAAGCGTTGTTGCACAGCATTCGCGAGGGCGTCGTCGCGGTGAACAACGAGGGCGACATCACGCTGCTCAACGACAGCGCGCAGGATCTGCTGGGGGTGACCGACGATGCGGTGGGGCGTCCGGTGGACAGCGTGGGGCTGGATCCCGCCGTCGTCGACTTCTTGCTGTCGGGTGAGGACGGCCAGTCCGCAGGCGATACTGTGATCGTCACGCGGACAAGGGTGCTGGCGTTGAACCGGAGGGCGGCGACGAGCCAGGGTCAGCAAATCGGCACGGTCACGACGATGCGTGACAGTACCGAGCTCGCGGCTCTGCAGGGGCAGCTGTCGTCGCACAAAAGCGTGACGGACACGTTGCGCGCTCAGACGCACGAATTCGCGAACCAGCTGCACACCATCTCTGGCTTGGTCCAGCTGGGTGAATACGATTCGGTGCGTGATCTGGTGGGCACTTTGACACGACGGCGCGCAGAAATCAGCGATGCAGTGACGCAACGTATTTCCGATCCCGCCGTGGCGGCTTTGTTGATCGCGAAGACGACGCTGGCGGCCGAGAGCGGGGTGTCGCTCGAGATCGGCCCGGAGTCGCATCTGGCGGCGTTGCCGCCCGCGCTGGCGACCGACGTGATCACATTGCTGGGCAATCTCATCGACAATGCGGTCGATGTGTCGGTGGGGTCGAACTCGGCTCGGGTCACGGTCAGCATCGGTGACCGTGCGGGGTTGACGATCTCTGTCGCGGACTCGGGGCCGGGTGTGCCCGAGCATCTTCGGGAGTCGATCTTTGCGCGGGGCGTGACCTCCAAGTCTGAGGTCCCCGGCGGGCGGGGTATCGGGCTGGCACTGGTGCGGATCGTGACGTCGCAGCACGGCGGAACGGTGCAGGTGACCGACGACCCGGTGGGTGGCGCACTTTTCGTAGTGAGGCTGCCGGCGAGCGTCGTTGCCGAGAAGGCCGCCCATGCGTGA
- a CDS encoding response regulator produces MRDVLIVDDDFMVAEIHRRFVEQVDGFRATGVTRTGTEALTAVNDLQPDLVLLDVYLPDMTGLEVLQRLRSDRNLVGVIMITAARELDTVKGALDGGAADFLIKPFEFPQFRAKLEAFAARADTLESAGGIDQSLVDSLFGRPGGTTQALPKGLGAETGRLVLDAVRSAGEVSAAECADLVGISRVSARRYLEHYLSTEVLELRLQYGAGRPERRYHLRGV; encoded by the coding sequence ATGCGTGACGTGCTGATCGTCGACGACGACTTCATGGTGGCCGAGATCCATCGGCGATTTGTCGAACAGGTAGATGGCTTTCGGGCGACCGGGGTAACGCGAACGGGGACGGAAGCGCTGACCGCGGTAAACGACTTGCAGCCCGACCTGGTGCTACTGGACGTGTATCTGCCGGATATGACGGGCCTGGAGGTGCTGCAGCGATTGCGGTCGGATCGAAACCTGGTCGGCGTCATCATGATCACCGCGGCGCGGGAGTTGGACACCGTCAAAGGTGCCTTGGACGGTGGGGCCGCCGATTTCCTGATCAAGCCGTTCGAGTTTCCGCAATTCAGGGCGAAGTTGGAGGCGTTCGCGGCACGGGCGGACACCCTGGAGTCCGCCGGTGGGATCGACCAGTCGCTGGTCGACTCCTTGTTTGGTCGGCCCGGAGGGACGACACAGGCCCTGCCGAAGGGCCTGGGCGCCGAGACGGGCCGGCTGGTGCTGGACGCGGTCCGCAGCGCCGGCGAGGTCTCTGCGGCCGAGTGCGCGGATCTGGTCGGGATTTCGCGAGTTAGCGCGCGGCGCTATCTCGAGCATTATCTGAGCACGGAGGTACTGGAGTTGCGATTGCAGTATGGCGCAGGCAGACCCGAGCGGCGGTATCACTTACGCGGCGTGTAG